The Esox lucius isolate fEsoLuc1 chromosome 20, fEsoLuc1.pri, whole genome shotgun sequence region GTAGTGAATAGCTGATACTCTTATAATGGTGGCCATTTTAGATCTCTCTACTGCACTTAGCTCTGTGTTAGGCAGAATCAACCCGCTCTGTAAAacaacattaaccctaaccaacAAGCACTTGCTGAGACGGACCTAACTGGACACCAACCTTGAGATTGGGTGGTGAAAAGTCAAACTGTCCTTAGatcattcatttaaataaagGTCAATTCCTTATTCCCTTACCCTCTGATACGGCTTCTGTGAGCAGCTGTTCAGCCTGGGCTGAGTAGGGGGTGTCGGCCCGGAATATGTTCCTGGAGTTGGTGGGGGGCGTGACATCCTGACCCCCACCTGTGATCTCAGCCAGGTCAGAGAACAGAGTCACCCTCTCCTGGAGAAGCTCCAGGACCTCCCTGTCCTTCTGCTGGATGTCAGCTAGTGGCAGGTGCAGAAAAAGACATTCATGTCGGTAAGTTCCTTCTTAAGGTAACACAGTGTTCCATATGATGCAGATGTAGTCTATGATGGGGAAACGAACGGACACGTGTAGAAGGGGACGGCTAGAGAAAGACCAGGGTGGAGAGAAGAGGTTGTACCTCTGAGTCTACGCAGTAATGCCTTGTCCTCGGTCTCTATTAAAGGGAAGTCCTCTCTGGATGGACAGCtgaaaacagacagggagagagggggtaaGGAGGCCATGCTTGGTAGTGTTAAGGAGAATGCAAAGAGAAGGTCCGCTATGATCCTGTGAACGTTAACAGGGAATTCTCCACAACGTGTAACATTGGCAAAGCTCTGAATGAGCCCAGTGAGCATGTCAGGGCGTCAGACCTGCTGACAGTCTGCTGTATGAGTCTCATCCAGTTGTTCCTGTCATCCCGCGAGGCACCGTGCAGCTCATACATGTCCgcgggggtggagtcactgatCAGGAACATCCCTCGCTCCTGATTGGCTATGTCCCTCACAATCAGGTTCTTCAGAGACAACACTGCTGGCTTatcctgagagacagagaaactaTTAATATTGTAATTATGATTAAATTATTGGTATTACTGTTGTAGTTGTTGCTACTCATACAGCTAATGGTAGTAACAGTGCTTAATTGATGACTTTAGTAGTAAAACTGATGACATTAGAGGTAGTAATGATAGTAGTGGTAATGGAACCAATAGTGTTAGTAAGAGTTTATGAAGTCATGTGGAACAGCAGAGAGAGAAGTAATAGAGCAGCTGAAGGAAAAGATGACAGAAGGATtaaggaagagtagctgctgcctAACTAATGGAGAAGGGCAGACTCACCAAGCAGGGGAAGACATACTTCTGGTCCTTCTCCTGCAAGAACACCAGGATGTCTGTCATCAACAGGACCTGCACATCTACATGCACACAGAGGGAACCACTATTAAAGAGGGAAACACTGTTTCACATAGGCTGTACAGACCCCAACACTGCTCAGGAATGAGACttgtcatttaaaataattcagaTAGCACCCCGCATCCCACTGTTGGCATGCTAATTAAGGAGACAGGGCCGGTCCTGGTTGGTCCAAAGTTAGAACGAGGGtgggtttaaatgttttgagctACTAATATCACAGGTATCTATCAGTATAATTTGTAACAGCCAATAAGAGCAGCTTCGGATCTAAAAAGGGAATGGAATTATAATGTACATAGGAGAGAGCTATTCCACTCCATGTACAAACATCCTCTGTCTTTCTACCtgtgtcccaaagctgagggagtGAACGTGACAGAGGGTATAGAGGCTAATTACACCCTCCAGTGGCTCCTTACAGGGAGTGTGACGATGCAGCCTCCATGAGGGAAGTGGAATCCCACAAGGCACCACGTTATTTAGGAGCTTCCACAATTACAGATTAGAATGGATGGGCATGACTAAATATATCACACATGCCACGCATTTTTTATGACCGATTTCAAGACACAAACCAGTAAAACACCTCctaattcaaatgtttaattttgattgaggtttatacagtggggagaacaagtatttgatacactgcagattttgcaggttttcccacttctacaaagcatgtggaagtctgatctcattgtatgatttttaagtaattaattagcattttattgcaggacataagtatttgatacatcagaaaagcagaacttaatatttggaacagaatccttttttgcaattacagagatcatacgtttcctgtagttcttgaccatgtttgcacacactgcagcagggattttggcccactcctccatacagaccttctccagatccttcaggtttcaggacagtcgctgggcaatacggactttcagctccctccaaagattttctattgggttcaggtctggagactggcttggccacatcaggaccttgagatgcttcttacggagccactccttagttgccctggctgtgtgtttggggtcgttgtcatgctggaagacccagccacgacccatcttcaatgctcttactgagggaagaaggttgttggccaagatctcgtgatacatggccccatccatcctcccctcaatacggtgcagtcatcctgtcccttttgcagaaaagcatccccaaagaatgatgtttccacctccatgcttcaacgtagggatggtgttcttggggttgtactcatccttcttcctccaaacacggcgagtggagtttagaccaaaaagctaaatttttgtctcatcagaccacatgaccttctcccattcctcctctggatcatccagatgttcattggcaaacttcagacaggcctggacatgcgctggcttgagcagggggaccttgcgtgcgctgtaggattttaatccatgacggcgtagtgtgttactaatggttttctttgagactgtggtcccagctctcttcagctcattgaccaggttctgggCTGACACCtccctcatgatcactgatgccccacgaggtgagattttgcatgaaGCCACAGACCGAAGGacactgaccgtcatcttgaacttccattttctaataattgcgccaacagttgttgctttctcaccaagctgcttgcctattgtcctgtagcccatcccagccttgtgcaggtctacaattttatccctgatgtccttatacagctctctggtcttggacattgtggagagttggtgtctgtttgattgagtgtgtggacaggtgtcttttatacaggtaacgagttcaaacaggtgcagttaatacaataatgtgattttctggatttgtttttagattccgtctctcacagttgaagtgtacctatgataacaattacagacctctacatgctttgtaagtaggaaaacctgcaaaatcggcattgtatcaaatacttgttctccccactgtatatatattaggACAGGAgggatttaaacattttaatcatgcttgttttcttatttaaaagtggaacataattaaataatacCCTCAACACTCTAGAAGTCACTCTCAGAGTATTgtgggaaatgtatttttctaatgaacatttatttcagtatttagtCCTTCAGAGTTCCTGTTATTCTGTTTACCTAACGCACTATGTATGACAACAGCAACGTCTTCCATGGTCAATGTCTTTCCCTTCTCTGTATCCAGGCACattgtaatgaatggaatgtcggctgaaCAAGGCTCCAAATCtccatctacagtggatataaaaagtctacacacccctgataaAATCCCAGGTTCTTGGGAGGTAAATAtcaaattataggtcacataaaaaggtcacattaaaagtggaaaaagttctgacatgatttttctttgtgtcattcttttacatcaagaaaacctgggattttaacaggggtgtgactttttatatccactgtatgtgcgGTAGACAAGGCCTTGGGCCTAGCAGAAACCATTAGAAGATGTCTCCCTTTTGGGGCAACGTACTTATAGCAGCAGTGGGGCTCCTGCTCCTTGTATTATAGAGGTGAACAGGACTCTATTCCTTACTGGGAGAGCCGAGTTAGTGAAACCACCAATATTAACATGCCCCAGCTGTCATGTGCGAGCATTCACcaggttgtctgggcaaccgacattctatgaaTACCTCCTGGATCTATGTCTGTATGCAACCTTGCATTCCCTAGGCTACATCAAGGCAACAACTATTCCTTGTATAGTACTAAGGACTAGTGGCGTCACCTGTACAGTTGGGAAGGAATAGAAGTTAAAACCTTGGCAGCGTAAAATCTGAACTGTCACGACACTACTCACTAACACCACAACCGCATGTGACAACAGACAACACTCGTCTCCCTCACACGAACACGCCCTGCTTACCTTTGAGTCTAGACCCTTGAGTCTTCCACAGCAGAGTGCCCTCGTGAAGGAGCGTCCGGCGTAGCAGCTCCCCTCCCCTGAACACCCCTCCTCCCCTGACTGCAGCCTGGGCCCGTGGGTCCAGTCTGGCCTGGATCTCCTGCAGCCTCTGGGTTCGCTCCAGATCTGCCACCTGCTGGTCCACAGAGCTCAACAGGCCCCGGATCAGGGACAGGGCCTGGGCTAGAGACTGGGCCTCTTCTTCACTGCCTGTTGGTTggttgaggggggggggttcagttCTCTTTCTGCTGTGACACTACTGGAGCCACAGTGGCTTCTCTGGGGTCAGGTCTTACCCTTGGTGTTGTCAAGGATGCGCTGGATGAGGACGGGGTATTTGGTGATGCGCTGAGTTACCAGCAGGATACACTCCTGGACGCCATGGCGACGCAGCAGCGGTCCCCGGCTTACCCTCTGATGATGGGATGGATGACATGTTTAATACCGTATCTCATATGTTTATAGATGTTTAATATCGTATCTCATGTGTTTATAGATGTTTAATATCGTATCTCATATGTTTATATGTTTAATAccataatttatatatttatagatgTTTAATaccatatattattttttaagagATGTTTAATACCgtaatatatttatagatttAATACTGTACAACCTGAAGAACAGAAGGAAATCTAACTTTGGGCAATACAGACGTCAGCAAAGAGATCACATCAGAGCTTGTCCTTGTGACTACAAGATAAGTTTGGTAATGAAGCAGAACTAACTTTATCTGTCTGTGGTGAACAGAGGATTTACAACAGGACAGTTGTTTCGGGGCTGAACCTCCAGTGTTATCTATATCCATCCCAGTCCTCCTAGCTAAGGCATGCAAATCACCCTCCAGCTGGCACCTCCTGACACCGGCCGCTGAGCTCACTCACAttccaccaaaacacacattacacacagttcACCGTCTTACCCGTATGAAGTGCTGAAACCTCTTGTCCCTGGCCAGCAGTTCCTTGTACAGTTTGACGGCCTTGGGATGGCGGCTGCAGAACTCAGCGTAGGCCTTCCTCATCTCATCTGCACACTGGCCGGAGAACTGAACACACAGAATGGCCTTGAGCTGACTGAGCCGGTGTGTATCACACGTTCACatcgtgcatgtgtgtgtgtctttcctgacctctaacctctgagtttgtgtttgtgtatggtgtgtgtgtgtgtatggtgtgtctgtatgttgtctgtgtatggtgtgtgtgtatggcatgtgtgtgtatggtgtgcgtgtgtatgatgtttctgtatggtgtgtgtgtgtatggtgtgtctgtatggtgtgtgtgtgtatggtgtgtatggcgtgtgtgtgtatggtgtgtatggtgtgtgtgtgtatggtgtgtatggcgtgtgtgtttatggtgtgtgtgtgtatggtgtgcatgtgtatggtgtttctgtatggtgtgtgtgtgtatggtgtgtctgtatggtgtgtatggtgtgtgtgtgtatggtgtgtatggcgtgtgtgtttatggtgtgtgtgtgtatggtgtgcgtgtgtatggtgtttctgtatggtgtgtgtgtgtgtatggtgtgtctgtatggtgtgtgtgtgtatggtgtttctgtatggtgtgtgtgtgtatggtgtgtctgtatggtgtgtgtgtgtatggtgtgtatggcgtgtgtgtgtatggtgtgtgtgtatggcaaGTGTGTGGCGTGTGTTTGCAAGCCCCGCTGCGTGCCCAACCTGTTCTGTGAGAATGTCCCCCAGCTGGTTGATGGTGAAGTTGGTGCTGCTCCCGGGCGCCAGGCTGTGGGTGCGTTGTGTCATCAGCTGGGAGAGGAAGCGTGTGTGCAGGGCCATCAGCTGATCCAGGTAGGGGAAGACAGCGTGCACCACGCCCGGCTCCAGCAGCACCTCGTCCAGCATGCCCTGGCGGAACACCCCGTCCATGATCCGCAGGGTCCGCACGTGGTGGAACTCCGTCTGGATCAGCTCTGAGGAGAACCAGGCAGGTGGTTAGGGACAAACAGGGCATCCACGTGGGAGCACAGAAACAGGGCATCCCACCCACCACTAGGGAACATAGAAACAGGGCATCCCACCCGCCACTAGGGAACATAGAAACAGGGCATCCCACCCACCACTAGGGAACATAGAAACAGGGCATCCCACCCGCCACTAGGAAGCATAGAAACAGGGCATCCCACCCACCACTAGGGAGCATAGAAACAGGGCATCCCACCCGCCACTAGGGAGCATAGAAACAGGGCATCCCACCCACCACTAGGGAGCATAGAAACAGGAAGGGAGGCGTATTCACCATAAATGACGTCTTGTCTCTTGATGACGTCTTTGCGGTGCATCTGCAGGTAGGAGGGGTCTACAGCCCGGCTCCACGAGTCGGCCTCGAAGTCCTTCCCCTCCCGCTCCAGCTCCTCCAACATGGCTGCGTAGTACACCTCGCCCTCGTCGTTCAGGGACTCCATGGACATGGCTCTGTTCCGGAAGTTCAGAGAGTccgtggactgggacaggatcCTGCGCAGCCCCAGTGGCGAGTCATCGTTCAGATTCCTGTCAACGCGTTGTTGTAGAAGATAGCAGGACAGAATCAGTCCCCGGCTCTGTGTTAAAAACCCTGTGATATACAGTGGCCTGTACCAGACTCCTACCCACCCTGCGATGTTCTGGGTGGAGACACTCTTGGACAGGGAGAGGCCGGAGCGGACCCGGCGGCCGCCCAGCAGGGACTGACGGATGCTCTCAGACGGATAGATGGCGGAGCTGGGCCGCTCCTTCATCATaggagctgggggggggggttaatgcAACTCGGTCActccaaataaatgtatgatCACACGGTACGCATCCATACTGCAGTGACATAGACCCACcaacagatggcagcactacCCCCAATCACATCCAGACAAAATCCCTAATTTCCAAGAACAGAATTGGGGGAAAAGGCTCAGAAATTGTGGAGGAGAAGAGTAACTCACTTTTGGTCCTTAGAGCCACGTTTTGCAGCGCAGAGCTGTTCCTCACCAGGGCCAGCTTCTGTTGCTGCGAAGCACAGGGAGGACACACGTTTAGACTTACTAAGAAAGGAGGCACACCTCTTCCTTTATTTCCTCCAGTCCTGTACTTACCCGTTGTTTCATCTTGGCACAGTTGGCCAGTGTGTCTCGGCAGCGGTTGTGGATGGTGACATTGCAGGCTGGAATGCAGAAACAAAGTCGTCAGTCAACCCAGACATTCAATGTTTCCTAGACACACAGCAACGTACCCTTATGTGCCATTGATAAGAATGGGAACTACACTGTGAATGCCAGAAAAGCAGGAGGGGCTGTGACAGGTGCTGTTCTGGACAGGGTTATCGGGGCAAGCTTTCTGACACTACTATGAAATGAACTTGTGAAATAGACTGTCAACACAGCCCCTctcacttcctcttcctctctttaacTGCATTATCTCAACATGGTGAGATGGGCTACACTTCCTGGTAAATGTTTTCCTAGAATAGGGGAATGTTGAAGGGATATCAGAGGCAgtttgtgggtctgtgtttTGCCAGTCCTGTAAATGTTGTTACGTCCATATGAAACTGCCTTTAAAGTGTTTGAGTGTTCTGGGCCATTACACAGGGTTGTCTTTGTTCTCAGAGTAACTTaagtgcacaaacacacaaacacactgaaaacagaTGACATTACGAAACTTGACATATTCCTCTACTTTACTATTTCCAATGTATCTGCCAACATTAGACATTTTGCTGCctaaaaatacagaaagacCTTTGTCAGAGAAATGGTTTGCTTTGGTGGGGTGCTTTTCCATGGTTCCTATTTTCAACCTTGAGGTTTCGCACACATCAGAGGGAACACAGGGCCAAAAATAGGCATTTTCAGGGTGTGCTCTCCatcaacattttagaatgtttcTCAGCTAAAATGCTTTCCACTTGTACCTAAATGGCCACTGTGACCCAAACTTGTAACTAAATGGCCACTTATAACCCAACATCACTGCAAAGCTCCATCTGAAGCTAAAATCATGACGTCTTGTTCTTGatgtttctttcatttgaaACCTAGCAAATACTGCCTAGAAAACCCAATTCCATACGACACTACGTGATTTCTAGTTTACATCACATTCTCTGCAGTGtttgaatgaaataaatgattcatttcaaatgaataacACAGCAAGCTACGTGTAAacccaattaaaatgtatacaaaacacTGGCAGAATATGAACACATTTAATGGACTAAATACATCACAAATATTGACCAGAAATCATCCCTGGTGATTCCAAAAGGGAAACATTCACTCAGACATGAATCAATGGATTCTCCCCAAAGACCCTTTAAAGGGGAGGAGGGGTGCTTCCTActgacccccaccccacacacagacacacaaacaaacacacacgctcccCTGCACCCAGCCTACATATGTCTCCACTGTCCCAATTCACAGGGGAACCAATCACAATGTAGGACAAGGTCAGGACCCCGTATTAAATCGTCCCAAGGGGGTTTTCTCCAATACATCTCCTGACCTCCTCCTTCCCCCGTCCTCTCTGGCCCTCGTTTAAGAAGGTTCAGAGGTAATCAGGGAGAGGAAGCAAGTGGAGTGACCGTGATCAAATGACAATGTCCCTCTCCCGTCCCTTCCACACGGGCGTCATCAAACAAAGGCAGGTTGCAGGGACGGATCTACAAACAGTGGCTCGACGGCTCTCCTCCACCACAACGTGTGAAATACCGAAACTCTTCAGTGGTGGGATTCCCGAACGAGAAAAGCGCTCCGTCTCGAGGCATTACGCCTCTGTATCGGTGTTAAACAGGAGAGGGTTAACCGAGTTAACCTCCACTCCTCTGTCATGGTAGCGGTTAGGAACCAGCATGGCCGTGGAAGCAGAGAGGACCTAGGAGTGTCTGGCAGACAGTGTGTTAATCCGCCACACGCCGGCGACCAGATGCACCGAGTCTAGAACAcagtcagggagggaggtagcAGCTGTGTGTTGGGGCAAAAGGGGCAgtgctgagggaaggagggggagcCAGGGGCTGTTACACTGATCCGTCAAACAAAGAGAAAAGCCCCTCTCTCAACAGACGTGGGCTTCACCATAGACTGTTTAATCCTCTAAACCTGCGGTCAGTAAAGAGGAGCTGCTAGAGACGGTGCTATTCCACATCTCTACTGGGCCTGCCGGCTTCCTCCTGACTGCCACACATTAGTCAACTGTCCTAATGGCAGCGTGACGTGACAGGaattaataacataaaaacggggggaaaatgtcatttttttccaTGTCGACCTTCGAGACTAATTGACAGTGAATTAACGCATGCTGCCTGAACCAAATCAGATCCTACTCTCAGTCAAATAGACTCCAAATATCTTAACCGGTTCAAATTTaaaatacagaaagagagaagccAAACACTACAGGGACGTCACAACAGCCTCCGTCTCTCTCTACTGATCGCCTCCTTCTATTCCATTATCTCCAGTGGAATACGCCTCCGCTCTCACCTCTGGTGTAATTTGCAATGATAAATTATTCAAGCCCACTTGAGCCCAATACACATACAGAACCAGATCCAAACCACAGACCTGATTTATGCCCCCCACCCAAATCAATAGCCTATGACCCGTGCTCTAACTGAGCTCCAGCTGTTCTACCTCACTGCCCCAGCAATGTGTGTCTGAGGTGCCGGAACACAACccccccacgcacacacacacacacacacacgggtgcATACTCACAGATGAAAATCCGACATAAAAATTCCTCCTTTGACAGCAGACCTGTAATTACCCTCCATGCCAAGAGCTTTccatctccttctccccctACGCCCATGGCTCACTGTACCCCCGCCCTCTCTctgacccctccctcctcctcgtcttcctcaTTTGAGACTTGTCATCTGAGCCATGAGGGGTCAAAGTAACGAGGTTGAAGATAGAGCTCCCGTTGAAGGGTACAATTCATCCATACAAACATTCCATCAACGTAGACAAAAAGCATCCCTCTTTTACTTTAGGAGTAAACATTCCAGGTCAGAACCCAATGCCTCCAGAACACTGAATTATTTGAAGCAGGGATTCCAGAAGGTGTTGGAAACCTTCCACAGGGATGTTGGTTCATGCTGACTCGATGGCTTAACTCATTGACTGCAGATCGGACAGTGGTACAGTCATCCATCAAACAGTCTGCCTCATCTTATACTAAAGACCTTCTAGGTTATACGTTCCATGGTTCTATTCTGCCCACCACTGTTGTACTGTTAATCATCTGTTATTAACCTATTATTCACCTGGTTGTGGCTTACCTGTTAACTTGAATAATTTCtgccatccctctctccttttgcCACAGAGCTTCAATGGAGTGGATGTTGTGTGTCACAGAAGTCTATGTAAAACCTACGCTGTGGTGTGTGAAAAGCCCAGGACGGCAGTCGCAACAGAACCACTGGGAACCACTGGGGTCACTCATTTGGGACATTCTAACGGTCAATCAAACAGTAAATGGATGCCTGTCCACCTGCTTTCCACAAAACGCCACGGCCTCATGACTAACGGTCTACAGGAGAGACCCATTGTCCCATTGGTTGTGTACCTAATAAATAGACACGTTGGATTGAAACATATGGATTTAATGATAAACACAAATATCAATTCACATGGTTCTCTGTCTCTTTAAGGGTGGTTTCAAAATGAGGTAAGTATAACACACAAACCCAGTTCTCAGAACGgacttcctctttctttttgtttacCAGTGTCATCATGCTTCGTCCATCCTGCTTTGCATACatctctgtcttcctttgtCTTGCTCTTGAtgactctttctctccctgccctcGTTTCCTTACActcctctttccccctctttctcctttcctttTTACTCTTCCTTATATCACATCTTATCCTTGATTTGCCGGCCCTCCAGTCTGCCTTCTCTCACTCCACCGTTCCCCTCTCCCCacccccttccctctccccagctGTTCCTCCAGGCCAGCGGAGAGAGAGGCCGACCGTCTGATCTGTGCTccccacacactgacactatTGTCTGGACTCGGCAGAGGGAGGGGGCTCTCCTGGAAGTCAGCAACTGATTGATTctcaaagagagggagggagggataccATCTTCTCCCTGATCCTCCCTGTGTCCTtcagtctttctctttttctaatGGACTATTTGTGATCCACATATTATCTAGTGTACCTCAAAACCACAGGCCCTACCGTATCTCTACCTCTTTATTTTACATAGGCTTCCTTTAAAACCCTTCTTATGTCAATCTAGTTTTTCTAGCGTCTATCTCCTGCTCTCTTGCCGGTCTTTTGATCACCCTTTTCCCCTAAGCAATGTTattccaccccctctctccccctgtacTACCTtacctacacatacacacacacacacacagaagagaaGAAGGTCATCCTCAGAAGACAAGGTCATCCTAACAGTCCAATATATAAACCCTGGAGCCAGACGTCTGTAGGCCCACTGATGTGAAAAACCCTCAATACATCAATATTCTCCATAATGTTGTTGGTAATGACATTAGGTCTTGGTCAGTAGAACAGTatagtgtgggtgtgtttcagATGCTAATCGTGTCTGTTTAAACCAAGACTCGTATACCAGAACACCTGCCAGGCatcaacaacacacactcactaataATCTGTTTTTAAGAGGAGCTTGGTCAATGCTGATGACTATGTtctttaataatattttttttttttttttacgggcAGGGACTTTGCTGTAAGCTGCTTACGTTATGCTTGAACAGCCTCCCTGCAAACTTACACACTGCTGATATCCTGGAGTCTGGGCCATGCTCACCGACTGATGGTACATGACCTTCAAATGGCAGGGCTACAGAAGGAAGAGGGGATCTgtacctcacacacagacaccttcAGAAACAATCTGAAGTGCTTGGTGAATGCGAGCTGTTTAAAGTATGGTACTCACTGGGACAGCTGAGGGCCTCCTTGGCCGTGATGCTCTTGTTGCAGGCGGAACAGAGTGTGGTGGCCGACACAGTGAGGGAGGTGAAGAGGTGGCCATTGCTGTAGCGTGCCTCCCGCTCCCGcgcctccttctccctctccttcatccGCTCCTTCTCTTTGTTCtgtaaagaaaagaaagaaaaatcagCACAGTCTCATGCAATCTATGCAGATATTGAGTCCCAGAAATGTAATATGACCAGGTCTATATATTCCAGAGCTGCGATCAGTTGCTCCGCTCTCCTTATACGTTCGTAGGGGCATGTGCATTGTTTTAGCTATGCAGTACGTTTCCCTAGAGGACAGCTGGTGCATGAGGAATTGTAAAAGTGTCGTTTTCAGGAAAGGAGCTATAggctctcgctcgctctctctccccttgtctttttctctctttctctctgcgtgtctcccagtctcctctctccctcccacacagagactgacagcCCGAGGACAATGGGCCAGTACTGTACTATACACTGTCTTTAATCTCATTATCACACTACAGTGCTCTGCACGCTGCATCAGCATTACTCAAGAGCATTCAGGGTGAGAGTGtattcagagtgtgtgtgtgtagaatagTAACTGGCGCCCTTGTGAATCGAGGAAATTCTGTACATGTGCACTATGCTAATAAGTGTGTATCCATGTATGTGTGTCCGCAGTGTGGATGTTCCACAGTTAGTTGCATCTGTAATA contains the following coding sequences:
- the arhgef2 gene encoding rho guanine nucleotide exchange factor 2 isoform X1; protein product: MIATPPHSPGLPGSPSYLGTLCVPCPAPPPSSPCPPPPFSLGMTLRTPSLSSCPTQSLDLRRHSWQPGHLGSESEYPSEYQQRSVSLGGFDSEEMDNILHGALEGPVRGGRDPRRAPITSYSQEMASLLSLTEEEGGCQTQLVIPLESCQLQGFSSSAPALCASPSEHQLPSLHPHPQAHTHTHTEKPQHQHQQPHHRSHSSNSQRQHQDSSPGSVFWGSTQCVDAELGELWEEKRKEGKRGVPLGEERRTEGQRRLDPGEERGAKAESHLGRTFSFLRKMAGQRKNKEKERMKEREKEAREREARYSNGHLFTSLTVSATTLCSACNKSITAKEALSCPTCNVTIHNRCRDTLANCAKMKQRQQKLALVRNSSALQNVALRTKTPMMKERPSSAIYPSESIRQSLLGGRRVRSGLSLSKSVSTQNIAGNLNDDSPLGLRRILSQSTDSLNFRNRAMSMESLNDEGEVYYAAMLEELEREGKDFEADSWSRAVDPSYLQMHRKDVIKRQDVIYELIQTEFHHVRTLRIMDGVFRQGMLDEVLLEPGVVHAVFPYLDQLMALHTRFLSQLMTQRTHSLAPGSSTNFTINQLGDILTEQFSGQCADEMRKAYAEFCSRHPKAVKLYKELLARDKRFQHFIRRVSRGPLLRRHGVQECILLVTQRITKYPVLIQRILDNTKGSEEEAQSLAQALSLIRGLLSSVDQQVADLERTQRLQEIQARLDPRAQAAVRGGGVFRGGELLRRTLLHEGTLLWKTQGSRLKDVQVLLMTDILVFLQEKDQKYVFPCLDKPAVLSLKNLIVRDIANQERGMFLISDSTPADMYELHGASRDDRNNWMRLIQQTVSSCPSREDFPLIETEDKALLRRLRADIQQKDREVLELLQERVTLFSDLAEITGGGQDVTPPTNSRNIFRADTPYSAQAEQLLTEAVSEVDRLSELLLGSNIELPKSNGTNVDQNHKGEPVSNGDSMSINGTDEINGSPASKDRNGNQLQDRPLNEEVCQRLVNISAQLHALQAAVILQDSVLELRLCEGAGPASSGSSTPTPPHSVPRLSRSMSRDTGLDAGTVGAAGDMNMLQRQFGLLQEEVVRLRPFEARLRESERARAQMEQQLRELQGRRGSRGSRGSSGDIVVDVIAIEKVPAKIRGSCDGEPGPVAPLACQEPVDQLDGVQEGSEEEESEEEADVVRISPRSDSPRDLQDIPEESECGPEAQESKADSMIVPS
- the arhgef2 gene encoding rho guanine nucleotide exchange factor 2 isoform X3, with the protein product MAGQRKNKEKERMKEREKEAREREARYSNGHLFTSLTVSATTLCSACNKSITAKEALSCPTCNVTIHNRCRDTLANCAKMKQRQQKLALVRNSSALQNVALRTKTPMMKERPSSAIYPSESIRQSLLGGRRVRSGLSLSKSVSTQNIAGNLNDDSPLGLRRILSQSTDSLNFRNRAMSMESLNDEGEVYYAAMLEELEREGKDFEADSWSRAVDPSYLQMHRKDVIKRQDVIYELIQTEFHHVRTLRIMDGVFRQGMLDEVLLEPGVVHAVFPYLDQLMALHTRFLSQLMTQRTHSLAPGSSTNFTINQLGDILTEQFSGQCADEMRKAYAEFCSRHPKAVKLYKELLARDKRFQHFIRRVSRGPLLRRHGVQECILLVTQRITKYPVLIQRILDNTKGSEEEAQSLAQALSLIRGLLSSVDQQVADLERTQRLQEIQARLDPRAQAAVRGGGVFRGGELLRRTLLHEGTLLWKTQGSRLKDVQVLLMTDILVFLQEKDQKYVFPCLDKPAVLSLKNLIVRDIANQERGMFLISDSTPADMYELHGASRDDRNNWMRLIQQTVSSCPSREDFPLIETEDKALLRRLRADIQQKDREVLELLQERVTLFSDLAEITGGGQDVTPPTNSRNIFRADTPYSAQAEQLLTEAVSEVDRLSELLLGSNIELPKSNGTNVDQNHKGEPVSNGDSMSINGTDEINGSPASKDRNGNQLQDRPLNEEVCQRLVNISAQLHALQAAVILQDSVLELRLCEGAGPASSGSSTPTPPHSVPRLSRSMSRDTGLDAGTVGAAGDMNMLQRQFGLLQEEVVRLRPFEARLRESERARAQMEQQLRELQGRRGSRGSRGSSGDIVVDVIAIEKVPAKIRGSCDGEPGPVAPLACQEPVDQLDGVQEGSEEEESEEEADVVRISPRSDSPRDLQDIPEESECGPEAQESKADSMIVPS